The DNA region TGTGTTTCATACCAAATTCTCACTTTGATGGTACGGTTTCCATGGATTTGGAGGCTATCTGGGGAATGTCGGCTGAAAGGCGGTTGGCTTCATTGCGTAATGCCGGGATAAGCACAGTTTCAATCCGCCCTTGCCTCATCCGGTCGTTGATCGC from Alphaproteobacteria bacterium includes:
- a CDS encoding IclR family transcriptional regulator C-terminal domain-containing protein, with amino-acid sequence DRGYALNSGGVVPGMSAVGLPIITASGRLVAAIAIGAINDRMRQGRIETVLIPALRNEANRLSADIPQIASKSMETVPSK